The sequence CGTTGGCCGCTATTGCCGGCGGGCGCCGGCTGTGTTTGCGTCGGTCCATCGGTCGGGGCATTACCTGGCGTCGCGGCCGTCGTCGCCGGCCCACTGTTGCCACCGCGCGGCATGTAAGACTTGATGCGGTTTTGCTTGCCGTATTGCGGGTCGTCCTTGGTGACGACGACCTTGATTCGCAGCGGCTTGTTGTGCAGCTCGCTCGAATCGCGCGGCGTCAATACGTTGACGGCTCGGCAGATGCTGGACAGCGTTCCCTTCGCAATCCGCTCGGTTTCGACTTTCTTGGCCCCGGCGTTCAGCAGGTTCAGATTGTCGAACAGCTTGCGATTCTGGAACGTGCC comes from Planctomycetota bacterium and encodes:
- a CDS encoding DUF669 domain-containing protein gives rise to the protein MGNFDDVGGFDANQHEPNQSFDVMPAGVYDAIICGSEMKATNDGRGKYLKLELQILNGTFQNRKLFDNLNLLNAGAKKVETERIAKGTLSSICRAVNVLTPRDSSELHNKPLRIKVVVTKDDPQYGKQNRIKSYMPRGGNSGPATTAATPGNAPTDGPTQTQPAPAGNSGQRPWG